The proteins below come from a single Alligator mississippiensis isolate rAllMis1 chromosome 2, rAllMis1, whole genome shotgun sequence genomic window:
- the LOC109282915 gene encoding maestro heat-like repeat-containing protein family member 2B, with protein MEVIDLKLPSGGFSTSDASAGRCLVDQAQGNLGPGFGQADMDLDITMSLLLERLQQEEETRVTIYSSLQEVLQGDIKSLDRNLVRRIIHLASKDMRETQQENDELQLTAGKTLVALAGTFYNWVMYELQCHMGIMELPPIFFLITLGDMVSAYALRSEPFLVLTLSKLRFVLRLVETDQMKRALCGVVEGFARAANLKFHIGDESPFPSCRAADYGFHVLPFFNLMSSSWLTSEDLESLSQILEVAYDFEVPLPDGKLKSICFALHTQVKKAVLHFIRTLLSVQGLDDWAWDLVAYIFKQSSLSGSQMKSKNRSSQDAEEEQSIRATCVEILENLDVSINGMSQVLWPRLLEYIVPAQYSCTLTPLCRCLGDLAEQPQWEGEEAAWMDPSKGGKFPKAQGLLARLLVVASALGDGSRAHSALRGLWALHRTIHPAVGEQWRIKIPILLSTIEGHPETSQDNVWWEHLLLKFLHMSLKTIDDDAWSSQLSLELQHQTASYACSSLEKSFLYKALGTTLASCQDVAHVKSQLQKSLKSTDYMNTSEREHVVTILAFSAKGHLDLTLGTLEDFGAAMSKVQVSGIVGRLQDYHQGKRARTHRALIQAYSRIAVHAPRTELLPRVEHDITRKVLQYYMTSCQVLGINIVNKDPDLKLTLIQSVTEISRAIQDADDSQSFQFTSKEELLGYMLDFMKEEPMDSLASPVRLRAMLAIKHLSKVKPSLKPDESRNILDDCLKCLLPLPAVQQLREEGETSQDSVQIQALHELSMQALGELMRGLLEEDPTENWFMEMFHLLEPWIFSDKEWEKDRALQASSQLLVAYRDTVYCRLQEPLEQFGFLLGLLAPYTCASLSTSRLWAAECIVCLLQLQDQSRTMEAAEEELRGLREELKASSPEAVLTSSCQMAKVIGKYLPSIQALDFVGTVMDGMLSASPTCATAAGRWFHSILRENGDALLDEVPDILGTIFIRMPTMQERSMRSFLLEGVGILAVFHLEAVITSLLAKPLPMDSDTSELWRALGRDDFSTCHILQLLMEKIQHPAGTEGSSSEGTAALGPLAATCASLEMLTTIRSSPVLRELLPELLCALLAQVGRTVGQDMPMPTASIRRRQLQKGQARTVGNPCRLSMETLACAIAKGLGDKVAAELCEAGTWPLLESPQTHHEGVCQLARALLLLEIITPQFIGEVLQWTSSTTENLRVTGTAFISQLVCDPVIEDQKLLKAAVYILHQRARDPNNLVQQMAARGLGNIMYGAPEQLKKHQKAVVETLFQASFMPTRPEIMEEGMRALTRIFKHLGTDAGPLVQDVVMHIRPFFNHDNDGLRAVAFSLFGALAGCMRKRQAFYKRQVRQSLGTLLLHLEDPNPQVAKECRTTLGLCCPYLGLRRVQAALAFHIQGSEQGKQEQLLRDMCRHLAKEKPALLEDLCQAAQRHYMSPWPEIRMAAVKFTGILMEYAVPRSAGRIKVAHLLSSLQALEQDTSQEVQTMATRVSETIFKSLWGRTLQEERNHGRTLPHITSLLCFGCLKPRSI; from the exons ATGGAAGTCATCGATCTGAAACTACCCAGCGGAG GTTTTTCCACCAGTGATGCCTCTGCAGGGAGATGCCTGGTGGACCAAGCTCAGGGCAATCTTGGCCCAGGGTTTGGCCAGGCAGACATGGACCTTGACATTACCATGAGCCTTCTGCTGGAGAGACTCCAACAGGAGGAG GAGACAAGAGTAACCATTTACTCCAGCCTGCAGGAAGTCTTGCAGGGGGACATAAAGAGCCTGGATAGGAACCTTGTCAGGAGGATCATCCACTTGGCCTCCAAAGACATGAGGGAGACCCAG caaGAAAATGATGAACTGCAGTTGACTGCAGGAAAAACCCTCGTGGCACTTGCCGGCACCTTTTATAATTGGGTGATGTATGAGCTGCAGTGTCACATGGGCATCATGGAACTCCCTCCAATCTTCTTCTTGATTACACTGGGCGACATGGTCTCAGCCTATG CACTGAGGTCTGAGCCCTTCCTTGTGCTAACACTCAGCAAATTGCGTTTTGTGCTGAGGCTGGTGGAGACCGACCAGATGAAGCGGGCGCTGTGTGGAG TTGTGGAAGGCTTTGCCCGGGCTGCCAACCTGAAATTCCACATCGGGGACGAGAGCCCGTTCCCCAGCTGTCGGGCAGCCGACTACGGTTTCCATGTGCTCCCTTTCTTTAAtctcatgagcagcagctggctgacaAGTGAGGACCTGGAG AGTCTGAGCCAGATCTTGGAGGTAGCCTATGATTTTGAGGTCCCTCTACCAGATGGGAAACTCAAGAGCATCTGctttgccctgcacacccag gtgaAGAAGGCCGTCCTTCATTTCATCAGGACACTGctcagtgtgcagggcctggatgaCTGGGCCTGGGACTTAGTGGCCTATATTTTCAAGCAGTCCAGCTTGTCTGGCAGCCAAATG AAGTCCAAAAACCGTTCCAGTCAAGATGCCGAGGAGGAACAGAGCATCCGAGCCACCTGTGTGGAGATCCTGGAAAATCTGGATGTCTCAATCAATGGCATGAGCCAA GTCTTATGGCCCCGGCTGCTGGAGTACATAGTGCCAGCTCAGTACAGCTGCACTCTGACCCCCCTGTGCCGATGCCTCGGGGACCTGGCTGAGCAACcgcagtgggagggagaagaagcagCTTGGATGGACCCCAGCAAAGGAG gAAAATTTCCTAAGGCCCAGGGGCTGCTGGCGCGACTGCTG GTGGTTGCCTCGGCCCTGGGTGACGGCAGCCGCGCACATTCTGCCCTGCGGGGACTGTGGGCTTTGCACCGCACGATCCACCCTGCTGTTGGAGAGCAGTGGAGGATCAAGATTCCCATCCTGCTCTCGACCATTGAAG GACATCCTGAGACCTCCCAGGACAATGTGTGGTGGGAGCACCTGCTGCTAAAG TTCCTGCACATGTCACTGAAGACCATTGATGACGATGCCTGGAGCAGTcagctgagcctggagctgcagcaccagACAGCCAGTtatgcctgctcctccctggaGAAG AGTTTCCTATATAAGGCACTTGGTACCACCTTGGCCTCTTGCCAGGATGTTGCCCATgtgaaatcccagctccagaAATCTCTGAAGAGTACAGATTACATGAACACTTCTGAGAGAGAG CACGTTGTGACCATCCTGGCATTCTCAGCCAAGGGCCACCTGGACCTCACCCTGGGCACACTGGAGGACTTCGGTGCGGCTATGAGTAAAGTGCAGGTGTCTGGGATAGTTGGCCGCCTGCAG GATTATCACCAAGGGAAAAGAGCCAGGACCCACAGGGCCTTGATACAGGCCTACAGCCGAATTGCTGTCCATGCCCCCCGAACAGAGCTGCTCCCCCGCGTGGAGCATGACATCACCAGGAAGGTCCTGCAGTATTACATGACCAGCTGCCAG GTGCTTGGCATCAACATTGTCAATAAG GACCCAGACTTAAAGCTGACCTTGATACAGTCAGTCACTGAGATCAGCCGTGCCATCCAGGACGCAGACGACTCCCAGagcttccagttcacttccaaagaggagctcctggggtaCATGCTG GACTTCATGAAAGAGGAACCAATGGATTCCTTGGCCTCTCCTGTTCGCCTCAGGGCTATGCTTGCCATTAAGCACCTGAG CAAGGTGAAACCCTCACTAAAGCCAGATGAAAGCAGAAACATCCTGGATGACTGCTTAAAAtgcctgctgcctcttccagctgttcaacagctgagggaagagggtgaGACCTCTCAGGACTCTGTCCAAATACAG gcaCTGCACGAGTTGTCCATGCAGGCCTTGGGCGAGCTCATGAGGGGCCTCCTTGAAGAAGACCCCACTGAGAATTGGTTCATGGAAATGTTCCAT CTGCTTGAGCCGTGGATCTTCTCCGACAAGGAGTGGGAGAAAGATAGGGCCTTGCaagccagctcccagctgcttgttGCCTATCGGGACACAGTCTATTGCAGA ctACAAGAGCCTTTGGAGCAGTTTGggttcctgctggggctgctggcgcCGTATACCTGTGCCTCTCTGTCCACATCCCGCCTGTGGGCCGCCGAATGCATTGTCTGCCTTCTGCAGCTACAAG ACCAGTCCAGGACaatggaggcagcagaggaggagctgagAGGTCTCCGGGAGGAGCTCAAAGcttccagccctgaggctgtgcttaCATCATCCTGCCAAATGGCGAAG GTCATTGGCAAATACTTGCCCTCCATCCAGGCCCTTGATTTTGTGGGGACAGTAATGGATGGCATgctttctgccagccccacgTGCGCCACAGCAGCAGGCCGCTGGTTCCATTCAATCCTTAGGGAGAATGGAGATGCCCTTCTGGATGAG GTGCCGGACATCCTGGGCACCATCTTTATTCGGATGCCAACAATGCAGGAGAGGTCCATGCGAAGCTTCCTTTTGGAAGGCGTTGGCATTCTTGCTGTGTTCCACCTAGAGGCAGTGATCACCAGCCTCCTTGCCAAGCCTCTGCCAATGGACAG TGACACCTCTGAGCTCTGGAGGGCCTTGGGGAGGGATGATTTCTCCACCTGCCATATACTCCAGTTGCTTATGGAGAAGATCCAGCATCCAGCCGGCACGGAAGGGAGCTCATCTgagggcactgcagccctgggacctCTCGCA GCAACATGTGCATCCCTTGAGATGCTGACTACAATCCgctccagcccagtcctgaggGAGCTACTCCCTGAGCTCCTCTGCGCTCTTCTAGCGCAAGTTGGCCGTACCGTGGGGCAGGACATGCCGATGCCCACAGCAAGCATCCGGCGGAGgcagctgcagaaggggcaggcacGCACAGTGGGCAACCCTTGCAG GCTTTCTATGGAGACCCTGGCTTGCGCTATCGCAAAGGGCCTTGGGGATAAAGTGGCTGCAGAGCTCTGTGAAGCAGGAACCTGGCCATTACTGGAGAGCCCTCAGACACACCACGAGGGGgtgtgccagctggccag AGCTCTGCTGCTGTTGGAAATAATAACACCCCAATTTATAGGGGAGGTCCTACAGTGGACCAGTTCCACAACAGAAAATCTGCGTGTAACTGGTACAGCCTTCATCAGCCAG CTTGTGTGTGACCCGGTCATTGAAGACCAGAAGCTCCTTAAGGCAGCCGTTTATATACTACATCAGCGAGCCAGggacccaaataaccttgtccaaCAAATGGCAGCCAGAGGACTAGGCAACATCATGTACGGTGCCCCTGAGCAG CTGAAAAAACACCAGAAGGCCGTCGTGGAGACCCTGTTTCAGGCATCATTCATGCCTACCAGGCCTGAGATTATGGAGGAGGGCATGCGGGCACTCACCCGCATCTTTAAACATCTAGGGACAGATGCAGGGCCCCTGGTCCAGGATGTAGTCATGCACATCAGGCCCTTTTTTAACCAT GACAATGACGGCCTTCGCGCCGTGGCTTTCTCCCTCTTCGgtgccctggcaggctgcatgagGAAAAGGCAAGCCTTTTATAAAAGGCAGGTGAGGCAGAGCCTGGGAACACTCCTGCTTCATCTGGAGGACCCCAACCCGCAGGTGGCCAAG GAGTGCAGAACAACGCTGGGCTTGTGCTGCCCTTACCTGGGCTTAAGGAGGGTCCAGGCCGCCCTGGCCTTTCATATccaggggtcagagcaggggaagcaggaacagctgcTGCGGGACATGTGCAGGCATTTG gccaaagaaaAACCTGCTCTTTTGGAGgatctctgccaggcagctcagAGACACTATATGAGCCCATGGCCAGAAATTCGGATGGCAGCCGTCAAATTTACAG GCATCCTTATGGAGTATGCTGTCCCCAGGAGTGCCGGACGGATAAAGGTTGCGCACCTGCTGAGCT CTCTGCAAGCTCTGGAACAGGACACATCGCAGGAGGTGCAAACTATGGCCACTCGGGTCTCAGAGACCATTTTTAAAAGTCTTTGGGGGAGAACGCTGCAGGAAGAGAGAAACCATGGGCGTACCCTGCCCCATATCACTTCTTTACTTTGTTTTGGGTGCCTAAAGCCCCGTTCCATTTAA